The genome window GATCCGTATGCTTTCCTCCGTAATTGAGCCGACGGCCGGAACCCTTGAGATGGAAGGAATCGATGCAATCAAAGAGCATCGACGCGTCAAAGAGCGGATCAATGTGATCTCAGACGGCGAGAGGAATCTCTACTGGCGCCTTACCGCAGTAGAAAATCTGGAATATTTCGGAAGCCTTTACGGAATCAGCGGCGATACCTTAAAAAAACGAATCCGTAATCTCCTGAGAATCGTGGACCTCGAAGAAGCTGCGGACATTCCGGTAGAGCGCTATTCTAAAGGAATGAAGCAGAGACTCCAGATCGCGCGGGGACTTGTCAACGATCCGGCCTACATTTTTCTGGATGAGCCGACTCTTGGGCTTGACATTGTGATTGCCAAAGAAATCCGTGAACTGATTCGGCGTCTTGCAGCAGAGAAAGAGAAAGGGGTCCTCCTGACAACGCATTATATCAGTGAAGCCGAGGAACTTTGCGATTACATCTATGTCATAGACCACGGTAAGATCATTGCCCGGGGAACCAAGGAAGAATTGCAGACCTTATTTGCCCCACATGTCCGGGAAGCAAAGGCAAGGAGAGCACCCTTAGATTCCGATCCGGAAAATCCAAAAGAACCGGAAATTCCCCTGGAAGATATTCTGATGTACCTGGTAAATGAAGCAAAGGAGGAAGAAAAGTGAGAGAAATCCTATTAGTAATCTATGCAGAAATCCGCAAACAAAAACAACACAATTACCATTCCTATTTTGTATACTTTTCCCTGCTCATCTGGCCGATCCTGGGATTTTTAGAGGTTTACTATACCTATAAACCCTTTGAGCTTACAGGAAATATTGCCGGAATCGGAAATGCACAGACGCTTCTGGCATTTCTTGCTACCGGTTATATGGCCTATAATTGTTTCTGGTCTATGGTACAAAATGCCTGGTCCATGTCCTACGACGAAAGAACCGGCGGAACTCTGGAAATCGCGTTCCTCACCCCCGCAAACCGCCTTGCCTTAAACTACGGAAAAGCCCTGGGTGCGCTTATTCAGGAAGCCTGGATGTTCTGCTGCTTTTGCCTGTTCATCCTGTTCTACACCCGAAGCCTTAGCCTGGCCAACTGGTACCTCTTCCCGCTCATTTTCCTCCTGCTCGTCGCCTCCTCCACCATTTGGGGCGGAATGCTGAACGCAATCTTTCTCTTCTCCCGCGACGCCTCCATCATAATGGATCTCTTCGACACCCCCATGCTCCTCTTCTCTGGCACCCGAATCCCCCTAAACGCCTTCCCCCTCTGGGCCCGCCTCATCTCCCTGCTATTCCCCCTGACCTACTGCCTGAACCTAATTCGTCTAACCCTCCACATCCACCAACAACCAACCAGTCTCTTCCCCGACCTGATCAAACTCCTAATCTGCCTCACCACCATGATTGCCATAACCCAAATCCTCCTAAAGAAAGCCGAACAAACCAACCGCCAAACCGGAGAACTACTATTTTACTAACCCGTCTGCAACCCCGTTTCTCTAGCAGGAACATAATTTTGTACCCCTTATGAGCCAACAGCCGTAAAGCGTGGTATGTTCGTCAAAGACACACTTTACGGCGTCTCTCATACATCCCTCCAAAAAAATTATCGTCCTCATTTCCATTTGACATCCTCCCCAAACCATGCTATCATACCCGTTGAATAGTTCACAAAGTAAACTAATATACCAAATTCAGGAGTCCCTTATGAAAAAACTTAACGAAGACCTCTTGTCCGCATGGTTAAAACTAAGACTAACGATAAGCAATGAACGGATTGTATCGGACATGCCATATAACGAATCCCTGATTTGCAACATTTTGCTCAGAAACTATATCCGCAGCCCTAAGCAGTATCTGACGGCGACTGATCTATGCAAGGAGACGCGCATGCTCAAATCGCAGATGAACAGAACGCTGAAAAGTCTGGAAGAAAAGGGAATGATTGTCAGGGAACGCTCCACAGAAGACCGACGCCGGATTTACATTAAATTTAGTCCCGACAGCCCGGATATTTTTACCGAACAGCATCGGAAGAATCTGGAATTAGTTGACGCTATCGTAAAGAAAGTTGGCGTGGAAAAATCCCGGGAGATTCTGGAAAATTTCAAATTGATCGCCGAAGCGGCAGAAGAGATTATTAATTGCTAGAAAGAAAATAATAGGTAGAGAAAGGAAAACACAGTCATGATAAGAATACTGGTAGATTCATCATCCGACTACACATTGGCGGAGATCAAAGAAAAGAATATGGAACTCCTGCCCATCAGTATCGCCATCGGGGAAAAGACATACGTAGACGGCATCGACATGGGTAGAGACGAATTCTATGAAATTTTGGAAAGGAGCGGAGAATTTCCAAAGACCTCCCAGCCCTCCCCGCAGGAATTCCTGGATGTTTTCGAGGACGCAAAAGAAAAAGGTGACGAGCTGATCTGCATTCTGTTATCCTCCGGACTCAGCGGCACCCGCCAGACAGCAGTTATGGCTAAAAGCATGGTAGATTATGAACAGATTCATATTATCGATTCGCTTTCCGCTACTTATACGATTAAAGAGATGGCAGATTATGCATGTAAGCTCCGGGCGGACGGAAAAACTGCTAAGGAGATTGTGACCGCCGTGGAGGAGATGAAATCAAAAGTTAAAGTAGTGGCGGCTCTGGATACTCTGGAATATCTCGGAAGAGGCGGAAGAATCAGCAAAACTGTGGCGACGATTGGGGACATGGCCAACATTAAACCTATTATTACAGTCACAGAAAAAGGCGAGATCGGAATGCTTGGAAAATGTATTGGCAGAAATAAGGCTATCAGCTACATCATCAAGCATTTGCAGGAGCTTGAGATTGATCCTGATTTTCCGGTCTATGTCATTTATTCCTATGGCACGGACAACTGTCAGCGTTTTGAGACGAAACTGGAAAAAGAAGGCATTCAGATAGCGGACCGGCTTCAGATTGGTTCTACGATTGGAGCGCATATCGGCCCGGAAGCGTTTGGGATTATTTTTGTGGAACGTGTAAGCGGGAAGTAGTAAATATATATTTGGAAAATCCGACTAACCTAATTGTAGTTAGATTAGTCGGATTTTTCCAGTTCCTTGAGAAGATAAGTTTTGGATTTTTGATAATAAAATGTTGCTTATCTGCACCTACATGGATGCCATCTATGTATTTATCTGTAATAGGAATGGCATCGCTGATAAAAAAGATAGACTGCGACGTTGTTCTGCCAGTGTGGTAATAGCAGGATCGAATATCACGTTCTGGGAGATTTAAATAAAAGTCCAGGCGCTTTTTTTGTGCAGAATTACGATGATTCAGTTTTCCCATAGGGATTGCCCAATAAAGATTTTCGTTTTCAGATGATTTAATTAGGCAGACGATGGGGCGGTGTTTTGTATCATTCCATGTGCCGCACATTGTGAAGCGTATTTGGATAAGCAATGTTTCAGCGCCGTACATTGCGAAACGTATTTGAATAAACAGTGTTGAAGTCGCACACTGTAAAGCGTAATGAGCATTGCTCAATATTATTATACTCAAAATGTTCTTAAATAGCAGCCGATTCGAAAAAATTTCATATTAAATATCCCAGAAATGAAAAAACAGCTTACAACGTATGATCGGGGGAAACGTTGTAAACTGTTTTTCCAATAATTTCATTAAAGGAGAAATGAAAATAAAAAGTATCAAAATACTGAAAGCGTCTTAAATTGTGTATTCCTTTGATAGGGAACCGGACTCGCATCTCTGCGATACCGCCCTGTCAAGGAATGTTCTAAACTAGTAATATCTTCAAGCTGGTATTATAATACCATGGCAATCCCCCTAAGTAAATCCGCAAAAAAGACAAATGTTACAAAAATGGATATCAAAAATTGTACAAAATCACAATAAAATATCAATGTGCACAAAATTAACAATAAAATATTCGCGCGACTATGTAAAAATACCAGACAATGCATTTGAGTCTGAAATGAGGGTTATAGGATAGAAATTCTTATTTAAGTAGAGATTTATGAAAATCAAAGTTTAGAAAATTTTAATTTCCTACAAAGCGACATATCTTCCTTTTACCAGGGAGGGTGTGGTATAATGTGCACGAAGGCAATGAGCAGTGCCAAAGTGCAGAAAAAGCAATCGGCTGCTCGCAGACGAATTGCTTTTCCTGCACTTTGATAGGGCGAAAGCCCGTGAACGAACGAGCGAAGCTCGTGAGTTTGCACTGCGGGGTTCAACCCATCAATATACTAGCACGGGCAAAAGCCCATAAACGACACTATAGAGAGGTAAAACCGTGAGAGAATTCGTAGAACTTAAAGATGTACGCAAGATATACAAAATGGGAGAAATAGAGATTGCTGCCGCCGCCGGCATCAATTTCACAATCAAAAAAGGAGAATTTGCAGTAGTGGTAGGCGCCAGCGGCGCGGGCAAGACGACCGTTCTCAATATCTTAGGAGGCATGGACACAGCGACCAGTGGAGAAGTCTGGATTGACGGCGCCAATGTGGCGGGGTATAATGCCCGCCAACTCACCTCCTATCGAAGGGATGACATCGGATTCGTATTCCAGTTCTATAATCTGGTCCCGAATCTGACGGCCCTTGAAAATGTGGAACTGGCCCTGCAGATCTGCAAGGACCCGCTGGATGCGGAAGAGGTATTAAGAGAAGTAGGGCTTGGAGAGCGCCTCAAGAACTTTCCGGCGCAGCTCTCCGGCGGCGAGCAGCAGAGAGTTTCCATCGCCCGGGCTTTGGCGAAGAATCCCAAGCTGCTCCTGTGCGATGAGCCTACCGGAGCATTGGACTACAATACAGGAAAAGCTATTTTGAAGCTGCTGCAGGACACTTGCCGTATGAGAGGAATGACGGTCATTTTGATCACGCACAATTCGGCGATCGCGCCTATGGCGGACAGGGTCATTAAGATGAAGAATGGAAAAGTGGCTTCCATAGTAGAAAATCCAAACCCGGTTTCGGTGGAGACGATTGAGTGGTAGTGCCATGAAACGGCGATATTGTTATGGATAAGCAAGACGATACGACAGAAAAAGTATAACAGAATGGCAGGGGTCATATGAAGAAAAACGTGTTACGTAAAGACTTTTTTATGGAAATCCGAAAGACGATGGGGCGGTTCGTGTCCATATTTTTTATTGTAGCGCTGGGCGTGGCGTTTTATTCGGGAATACGCGCGTCGGAACCGAGTATGCGGATCTCGGGAGATTCCTATTTTGATAAAAGTAATTTGATGGATATCAAGGTCATGGGCAGTATGGGGCTGACGGATGATGATATC of Roseburia hominis contains these proteins:
- a CDS encoding ABC transporter ATP-binding protein; amino-acid sequence: MEQAEKIKKKQMADSQRKIIARNLVKDYELKEKRGLFRPRTRKTVHAVKGVSLEIPRGKIIGLLGINGAGKMTTIRMLSSVIEPTAGTLEMEGIDAIKEHRRVKERINVISDGERNLYWRLTAVENLEYFGSLYGISGDTLKKRIRNLLRIVDLEEAADIPVERYSKGMKQRLQIARGLVNDPAYIFLDEPTLGLDIVIAKEIRELIRRLAAEKEKGVLLTTHYISEAEELCDYIYVIDHGKIIARGTKEELQTLFAPHVREAKARRAPLDSDPENPKEPEIPLEDILMYLVNEAKEEEK
- a CDS encoding ABC transporter permease, with protein sequence MREILLVIYAEIRKQKQHNYHSYFVYFSLLIWPILGFLEVYYTYKPFELTGNIAGIGNAQTLLAFLATGYMAYNCFWSMVQNAWSMSYDERTGGTLEIAFLTPANRLALNYGKALGALIQEAWMFCCFCLFILFYTRSLSLANWYLFPLIFLLLVASSTIWGGMLNAIFLFSRDASIIMDLFDTPMLLFSGTRIPLNAFPLWARLISLLFPLTYCLNLIRLTLHIHQQPTSLFPDLIKLLICLTTMIAITQILLKKAEQTNRQTGELLFY
- a CDS encoding MarR family transcriptional regulator, which encodes MKKLNEDLLSAWLKLRLTISNERIVSDMPYNESLICNILLRNYIRSPKQYLTATDLCKETRMLKSQMNRTLKSLEEKGMIVRERSTEDRRRIYIKFSPDSPDIFTEQHRKNLELVDAIVKKVGVEKSREILENFKLIAEAAEEIINC
- a CDS encoding DegV family protein, with product MIRILVDSSSDYTLAEIKEKNMELLPISIAIGEKTYVDGIDMGRDEFYEILERSGEFPKTSQPSPQEFLDVFEDAKEKGDELICILLSSGLSGTRQTAVMAKSMVDYEQIHIIDSLSATYTIKEMADYACKLRADGKTAKEIVTAVEEMKSKVKVVAALDTLEYLGRGGRISKTVATIGDMANIKPIITVTEKGEIGMLGKCIGRNKAISYIIKHLQELEIDPDFPVYVIYSYGTDNCQRFETKLEKEGIQIADRLQIGSTIGAHIGPEAFGIIFVERVSGK
- a CDS encoding ABC transporter ATP-binding protein, which produces MREFVELKDVRKIYKMGEIEIAAAAGINFTIKKGEFAVVVGASGAGKTTVLNILGGMDTATSGEVWIDGANVAGYNARQLTSYRRDDIGFVFQFYNLVPNLTALENVELALQICKDPLDAEEVLREVGLGERLKNFPAQLSGGEQQRVSIARALAKNPKLLLCDEPTGALDYNTGKAILKLLQDTCRMRGMTVILITHNSAIAPMADRVIKMKNGKVASIVENPNPVSVETIEW